One window of Trifolium pratense cultivar HEN17-A07 linkage group LG5, ARS_RC_1.1, whole genome shotgun sequence genomic DNA carries:
- the LOC123887375 gene encoding non-specific lipid-transfer protein 2-like translates to MKAANIAFCTFLLLLLVNVQVSMAVTCSPVQLSSCVSAITSSTPPTKLCCSKIKEQRPCLCQYLKNPNLRKFVNSPNARKVANNCGTPFPNC, encoded by the coding sequence atgaaagcagCAAACATTGCTTTTTGCACCTTCCTTTTACTGCTTCTTGTTAATGTTCAAGTGTCAATGGCAGTAACATGCAGTCCAGTACAGCTCAGCTCATGTGTGAGTGCAATCACTTCTTCAACTCCTCCAACTAAACTTTGCTGTTCCAAGATCAAAGAACAAAGACCTTGCCTTTGCCAATATCTGAAGAATCCCAATCTTAGGAAGTTTGTTAACTCTCCTAATGCCAGGAAAGTTGCTAACAATTGTGGAACTCCCTTCCCAAATTGTTGA